The Carassius carassius chromosome 2, fCarCar2.1, whole genome shotgun sequence genome has a segment encoding these proteins:
- the LOC132105044 gene encoding talin-2-like isoform X2 — protein MVALSLKICVRQCNVVKTMQFEPSTAVYDACRVIRERVPEAQTGQASEYGLFLSDEDPRKGIWLEGGRTLDYYMLRNGDILEYKKKQRPQKIKMLDGAVKTIMVDDSKTVGELLVTICSRIGISNYEEYSLIQEVVEEKKDEGTGTLKKDRTLLREERKMEKLKAKLHTDDDLNWLDHGRTFREHGVEESETLLLRRKFFYSDQNVDSRDPVQLNLLYVQARDDILNGSHPVSFDKACEFGGIQAQIQFGPHIEHKHKSGFLDLKEFLPKEYIKQRGAEKKIFQEHKACGEMTEIEAKVKYVKLARSLRTYGVSFFLVKEKMKSKNKLIPRLLGITKESVMRVDEKTKDVVQEWPLTTVKRWAASPKSFTLDFGEYQESYYSVQTTEGEQISQLIAGYIDIILKKKQSKDHFGLEGDEEATMLEESVSPKKSTILQQQFNRVGQAEQGSVALPGILRSGSVGTETLNMGTMPSPQQHITTGQMHLGHMPPLSAAQQALVGTINTSMQAVQQTQTDLEEVEELPPLGDDMASKLWIQNKMDESKHDIHSQVDAITAGTASVVNLTAGDPTDTDYTAVGCAITTISSNLTEMSKGVKLLAALMEDEVGSGQDLMRAAKTLTGAVSDLLKAVEPTSGEPRQTVLTAAGSIGQASGDLLRQIGENETDERFQDVLMNLAKAVANAAAMMVLKAKNVAQVSEDSVLQNRVIAAATQCALSTSQLVACAKVVSPTISSPVCQEQLIVAGKLVDRSVEGCVKACLSATSDGELLKAVSAAAGIVSQALSDLLAHVRNYATRGEPIGRYDQAMDTIMTVTESIFCSMGDAGEMVRQARVLAQATSDLVNAMRSDAEVEVDVNNSRKLLTAAKLLADATAGMVEAAKGAAAYPENEDQQQKLREAAEGLRVATNAAAQNAIKKKLITRLENAANQAAAAATQTIAASQNAAASNKNTAAHQQLVQSCRAVADHIPQLVQGVRGSQGQPEDGSAQLGLIIACQNFLQPGSKMVSSVKSSVPTVTDQAASMQLGQCGKNLATCLAELRTAAQTAYEACGPMEIDSALIAVQTLKNELQDAKMAASERLLKALPGESLEKCTQDLGCTSKAVGSSMAQLLTCAAQGNEHYTGVAASETAQALKTLAQAARGVAATTSDPAGAAAMFDSACEVMEGSAKLISEAKEALVAPGDAEVQQRLAQVAKSVSHSLNACVNCLPGQKDVDMALKSIGEASKKLLVETLPPCSKSFQEAQSDLNQTAADLNQSAGDVVHASRGTTCRLADASGKFSEDFDEFLDAGIEMAGHTQSKDDQMQVIGNLKNISMASSKLLLATKSLSVDPAAGNAKNLLAAAARTVTDSINQLITLCTQNASGQRECDNALRELEAVRGLLDNPNEPVNDLSYFDCIESVMENSKVLGESMAGISHNCKTGDVPAFGDCVGGASKALCGLTEAAGQASYLVGVSDPNSQAGHPGLVDPIQFAHANQAIQMACQNLVDPDNSPSQVLSAATIVAKHTSALCNACRLASSKTANPVAKRHFVQSAKEVANSTASLVKTIKALDGDFSEENREKCRIATAPLIEAVDNLTTFASNPEFASVPAQISREGSAAQEPIIQSARSMLDSSSHLLKTARSLVMNPKDPPTWSLLASHSRNVSDSIKSLIMAIRNKAPGQKECDSAIENINKCIQDIEQASLAAVSQNLSRRDEVSSEALQEQLTSSVQEVGHLIEPFYTAAKGEASQLGHKVSQLVSYLNPLVSASMGMASKILDHQQQMNLLDQTKTLTESALQMLYAAKEGGGNPKAAHTHDAIEEAAQLMREAVDDLLLTLNEAACEVGLVSGMVDSIAEAMGKLGEGTPPEPDGSFVEYQTSMVRHSKAIAVSAQEMITKSVSAPEDLGSLASHITADYSQLAIQGCLAASTAEPEEIGVQIKTRVQELGHGCIVLVQKAGALQISPSDSFTKRELIECARTVTEKVSMVLSALHAGNKGAQACITAGSAVSGIIADLDSTIMFASAGTLNAENDSDSFADHRENILKAAKVLVEDTKNLVSGAASSQEKLAQAAQSSAKTITHLTDVVKLGTASIGPDDPETQVVLINAVKDVAKALAELIRATKCAAGKATDDPSMFQLKSAAKVMVTNVTSLLKTVKAVEDEASRGTRALEATIECIKQELTLFQSKEAPEISTSPEEFIRMTKGITTATAKAVAAGNSARQEDVISTANLSRKVIADMLITCKQAAYHEEVSKEVRNRALLYGTECTNGYIELLEQVLQVLQKPTGDQKPKLVMFSKKVAAAVTELIQAAEAMKGTEWVDPEDPTVIAETELLGAAASIEAAAKKLEQLKPRAKPRQADESLDFEEQILEAAKSIAAATSALVKSASAAQRELVAQGKVGAIPANAVDDGQWSQGLISAARMVAAATSSLCEAANASVQGHASEEKLISSAKQVAASTAQLLVACKVKAEQDSEAMRRLQAAGNAVKRASDSLVRAAQKAAFNKADDDNVVVKTRFVGGIAQIIAAQEEMLRKERELEEARKKLAQIRQQQYKFLPSELREDED, from the exons ATGGTGGCGCTGTCTCTGAAGATCTGTGTGAGACAGTGTAATGTAGTGAAGACGATGCAGTTTGAGCCGTCAACGGCTGTGTATGATGCGTGCCGGGTCATCAGAGAGAGGGTTCCAGAAGCCCAGACGGGTCAAG CTTCAGAATATGGGCTGTTTCTATCAGACGAAGACCCCAGGAAAGGCATCTGGCTGGAAGGAGGCCGGACACTGGACTATTATATGCTGAGAAATGGC GACATACTGGAGTATAAGAAAAAACAGAGACCTCAGAAGATAAAAATGCTGGATGGAGCAGTGAAGACCATCATGGTGGATGATTCCAAAACTGTGGGAGAGCTGCTTGTCACCATCTGCAGTAGAATAG GAATCTCAAACTATGAAGAGTACTCTCTGATTCAGGAGGTGGTGGAGGAGAAGAAAGATGAAGGCACTGGCACACTGAAGAAAGACAGAACTCTACTGAGGGAGGAGAGGAAGATGGAGAAGCTCAAAGCCAAACTGCACACAGATGATGACT TAAATTGGCTGGATCATGGACGCACATTCAGGGAACACGGAGTCGAGGAAAGCGAAACTCTGCTGTTGAGACGAAAGTTTTTCTACTCTGATCAAAACGTGGACTCACGAGATCCTGTGCAGCTCAATCTGCTCTACGTACAG GCACGTGACGACATTCTGAATGGTTCTCATCCCGTGTCGtttgacaaggcttgtgaatttGGTGGAATTCAAGCTCAGATCCAGTTCGGGCCTCATATAGAACATAAACACAAATCTGGATTTCTGGA CTTGAAGGAATTTCTACCTAAGGAATACATCAAACAGAGAGGTGCAGAGAAGAAGATCTTTCAG GAACATAAGGCTTGTGGGGAAATGACAGAGATTGAAGCCAAAGTGAAATATGTGAAGCTTGCGAGATCCCTCAGAACATATGGAGTGTCTTTCTTCTTGGTGAAG gaaaaaatgaaaagtaaaaataagCTGATCCCAAGACTGCTGGGTATTACCAAAGAATCAGTGATGAGAGTGGATGAGAAAACCAAAGATGTGGTTCAGGAATGGCCACTTACTACAGTAAAAAGATGGGCCGCCTCACCTAAGAGCTTTACACTG GATTTCGGAGAGTATCAGGAGAGCTACTACTCTGTTCAGACCACTGAGGGGGAGCAGATATCTCAGCTTATAGCTGGTTACATCGATATCATTCTCAAGAAG AAACAAAGCAAGGACCACTTTGGTTTAGAGGGAGATGAGGAGGCCACCATGTTAGAGGAATCAGTTTCTCCGAAAAA ATCTACTATATTACAGCAGCAGTTTAACCGTGTCGGGCAAGCAGAGCAGGGCTCTGTGGCATTGCCTGGGATCTTGAGGTCCGGTTCTGTTGGCACAGAAACTCTGAACATGGGTACCATGCCCTCTCCACAGCAACATATCACCACTGGACAGATGCATCTTGGACATATGCCACCACTG AGTGCAGCCCAGCAGGCTCTTGTGGGAACCATTAACACCAGTATGCAAGCGGTGCAGCAGACACAGACAGACCTAGAGGAGGTGGAAGAGCTGCCACCACTGGGAGATGATATG gctTCTAAATTGTGGATTCAGAACAAGATGGATGAGTCCAAGCATGATATTCACTCTCAGGTGGATGCCATTACTGCTGGAACTGCCTCTGTGGTTAATCTTACTGCTG GGGACCCGACAGACACCGATTATACAGCAGTAGGATGTGCCATAACCACCATCTCATCTAATCTGACGGAGATGTCAAAAGGTGTGAAGCTGCTGGCGGCTCTGATGGAGGATGAGGTTGGCAGTGGGCAGGACCTCATGAGGGCCGCCAAGACCCTCACTGGAGCTGTATCTGACCTGCTTAAAGCTGTGGAGCCTACATCAGGAGAG ccACGACAGACGGTTCTGACTGCAGCCGGCAGCATCGGTCAAGCCAGTGGAGATTTGCTTAGACAGATTGGAGAGAATGAAACAGACGAGCGCTTCCAG gatgTGCTAATGAACCTAGCTAAAGCCGTGGCAAATGCAGCAGCCATGATGGTTCTGAAGGCCAAGAATGTGGCACAGGTTTCTGAAGACAGCGTCCTGCAGAACAGGGTTATTGCAGCTGCGACCCAGTGCGCCCTCTCCACTTCCCAACTAGTGGCCTGTGCCAAG gTTGTGAGCCCTACTATCAGCTCCCCTGTGTGTCAAGAGCAGCTGATAGTAGCAGGGAAGCTGGTGGATCGTTCAGTGGAAGGTTGTGTGAAGGCCTGTCTGTCAGCTACCAGTGATGGAGAGCTTCTGAAGGCCGTCAGCGCAGCAGCTGGTATCGTCTCACAGGCTCTCAGTGACCTACTTGCACATGTGAGGAACTACGCCACACGCGGGGAACCCATTGGACGATACGACCAGGCCATGGACACCATCATGACAGTTACAGAGAGTATTTTCTGCAGCATGGGTGACGCTG GTGAGATGGTACGACAGGCACGGGTTCTTGCCCAGGCGACCTCTGACCTGGTGAATGCCATGAGATCAGATGCTGAGGTGGAAGTGGATGTCAACAACTCCAGGAAGCTTCTCACGGCTGCCAAACTGCTCGCAGATGCCACTGCTGGAATGGTTGAGGCTGCAAAG ggGGCTGCTGCATACCCTGAAAATGAAGACCAGCAGCAGAAGCTCCGGGAGGCTGCGGAGGGCTTACGTGTGGCCACTAATGCTGCTGCACAAAACGCCATTAAGAAGAAACTTATAACAAGACTGGAG aacgCTGCTAAccaagctgctgctgctgcaactCAAACCATTGCAGCATCCCAGAATGCAGCAGCCTCTAACAAGAACACTGCTGCCCACCAACAACTTGTTCAAAGCTGCAGG GCTGTAGCTGACCATATTCCTCAGCTGGTACAGGGAGTGAGGGGCAGTCAGGGGCAGCCAGAGGATGGTAGTGCCCAACTTGGCCTCATCATTGCCTGTCAGAACTTCCTTCAG CCTGGAAGTAAGATGGTGTCTTCAGTAAAGTCGTCTGTGCCGACTGTGACGGATCAGGCAGCATCCATGCAGCTTGGACAGTGTGGAAAGAATCTGGCCACCTGCCTGGCTGAACTCCGCACTGCTGCACAGACG GCTTATGAGGCGTGTGGCCCCATGGAGATCGACTCTGCCCTTATAGCTGTGCAGACGCTGAAGAATGAACTCCAGGACGCTAAAATGGCAGCATCCGAGAGGCTGCTGAAAGCTTTACCTGGAGAATCG TTGGAAAAATGTACTCAGGATCTGGGCTGCACATCTAAGGCTGTTGGTTCCTCAATGGCCCAACTGCTTACCTGTGCAGCACAGGGAAATGAGCATTACACAG GTGTAGCTGCCAGCGAAACTGCCCAGGCTCTTAAGACATTAGCACAGGCTGCGAGGGGTGTTGCTGCCACCACATCAGACCCCGCTGGAGCCGCAGCCATGTTTGATTCAGCTTGCGAGGTTATGGAAGGATCAGCTAAATTAATTTCTGAAGCCAAGGAGGCGCTGGTTGCTCCTGGTGATGCAGAGGTACAACAGAGGCTAGCGCAG GTAGCAAAGTCTGTGTCCCACTCACTGAATGCATGTGTGAACTGTCTGCCTGGACAAAAGGATGTTGATATGGCTCTGAAAAGCATCGGCGAAGCCAGCAAAAAACTACTTGTAGAGACG CTTCCTCCCTGCAGTAAGAGCTTCCAGGAGGCTCAGAGTGACCTGAACCAGActgcagccgatctgaaccagtCTGCAGGTGATGTGGTCCATGCCTCTAGAGGGACCACTTGCCGGCTTGCAGATGCTTCTGGAAAGTTCAGTGAAGACTTTGATGAGTTTCTGGATGCTGGTATTGAGATGGCTGGCCACACCCAG AGTAAGGATGATCAAATGCAGGTGATTGGGAATTTGAAGAACATCTCAATGGCCTCCAGTAAGCTTCTGTTGGCTACCAAGTCTTTATCTGTGGACCCTGCAGCAGGCAATGCAAAGAACCTGCTCGCTGCTGCTGCCAG AACAGTGACTGACAGCATCAATCAGCTGATTACACTGTGTACCCAGAATGCCTCAGGACAAAGGGAATGTGACAATGCTCTAAGAGAGCTTGAG GCTGTTAGGGGCCTGCTGGATAACCCAAATGAGCCAGTCAATGATCTCTCTTACTTTGACTGCATTGAAAGCGTCATGGAGAACTCTAAG GTACTTGGTGAGTCTATGGCCGGGATCTCTCATAACTGCAAGACAGGAGATGTTCCAGCGTTTGGAGACTGTGTGGGTGGAGCCTCTAAAGCTCTGTGTGGTCTGACCGAAGCAGCTGGACAG GCTTCTTACCTAGTGGGTGTTTCTGACCCCAACAGCCAGGCCGGACACCCTGGCTTAGTGGATCCTATCCAGTTTGCTCATGCTAATCAGGCAATCCAGATGGCTTGCCAAAATCTTGTTGACCCAGATAATAGTCCTTCACAG GTGCTGTCAGCTGCCACCATTGTTGCAAAGCACACCTCAGCGCTGTGTAATGCTTGCCGACTGGCCTCTTCTAAGACTGCCAACCCTGTGGCTAAAAGACACTTCGTGCAGTCAGCCAAAGAAGTGGCCAACAGCACAGCCAGCCTGGTCAAAACAATCAAG GCACTGGACGGAGATTTCTCAGAGGAAAACCGCGAGAAATGTCGAATTGCTACAGCGCCACTCATTGAAGCTGTTGATAATCTAACCACGTTTGCTTCCAATCCGGAGTTTGCTAGTGTTCCTGCACAGATAAGTAGAGAG GGCTCAGCTGCACAGGAGCCAATCATCCAGTCAGCACGCTCCATGCTTGACAGTTCCAGCCATCTTTTGAAGACTGCTAGGTCTTTGGTTATGAACCCTAAAGATCCACCAACCTGGTCATTACTGGCAAGCCATTCACGCAACGTGTCAGACTCCATCAAGAGCCTCATCATGGCTATCAG GAATAAAGCCCCTGGCCAGAAGGAATGTGACTCTGccattgaaaatattaataaatgcattcaagATATTGAGCAGGCCTCTCTTGCAGCTGTCAGCCAAAATCTTTCTCGTAGAGACGAAGTTTCTTCTGAG GCTTTGCAGGAGCAGTTAACATCATCTGTTCAGGAGGTGGGTCACCTGATTGAGCCGTTTTACACCGCAGCAAAAGGAGAAGCATCCCAGCTGGGACATAAG GTCTCTCAGTTGGTCAGTTACTTAAATCCTCTGGTCTCAGCTTCTATGGGCATGGCATCCAAAATCTTGGATCATCAGCAGCAGATGAACCTTCTGGATCAGACCAAGACTCTCACTGAGTCTGCTCTGCAAATGCTGTACGCTGCCAAAGAAGGTGGTGGAAACCCGAAG GCGGCTCATACCCATGATGCCATTGAAGAAGCTGCACAGTTAATGAGGGAAGCTGTTGATGATCTCTTGCTGACCCTGAATGAAGCTGCTTGTGAGGTTGGCTTGGTCAGCGGCATGGTGGATTCGATTGCTGAAGCCATGGGCAAG TTAGGTGAAGGTACCCCACCAGAACCAGACGGTTCATTTGTGGAGTATCAGACCTCCATGGTGAGACACTCCAAAGCTATTGCTGTCAGTGCACAGGAGATG ATCACTAAATCAGTGAGTGCTCCGGAGGATCTAGGCAGTTTGGCATCTCATATCACTGCAGACTACAGTCAGCTTGCCATTCAGGGATGCCTGGCTGCCTCTACTGCTGAACCAGAGGAG ATCGGCGTCCAGATAAAGACACGAGTGCAGGAACTGGGGCATGGCTGTATTGTGCTCGTTCAGAAGGCTGGAGCGCTGCAGATCAGTCCATCTGACTCGTTCACCAAGAGAGAACTTATTGAGTGCGCACGAACTGTCACTGAGAAG GTGTCCATGGTGCTTTCAGCATTGCATGCTGGTAATAAGGGCGCTCAAGCCTGTATCACTGCAGGCAGTGCTGTATCAGGCATCATCGCTGACCTGGACTCCACCATTATGTTTGCTTCTGCTGGCACACTCAATGCTGAGAACGATTCAGACTCCTTCGCTGATCACAG AGAGAATATTCTGAAGGCAGCCAAAGTGCTGGTGGAGGACACCAAGAACCTTGTTTCAGGTGCAGCATCAAGTCAAGAGAAGCTGGCCCAGGCAGCCCAGTCTTCTGCCAAGACCATCACTCACCTTACAGATGTGGTGAAATTGGGAACGGCCAGCATTGGCCCGGATGACCCAGAAACACAG GTGGTGCTGATCAACGCAGTGAAGGATGTTGCCAAAGCTTTAGCTGAGCTCATTCGTGCCACCAAGTGTGCAGCAGGAAAAGCAACAGATGACCCCTCCATGTTCCAACTTAAGAGTGCAGCCAAG GTTATGGTAACTAATGTAACATCCTTACTGAAAACGGTGAAGGCAGTGGAGGATGAGGCTTCAAGAGGAACCAGAGCTCTGGAAGCCACTATCGAGTGCATCAAACAGGAACTCACA TTGTTTCAATCTAAAGAAGCCCCTGAGATATCAACCTCTCCAGAGGAGTTCATTCGCATGACAAAGGGCATCACTACAGCAACCGCCAAAGCAGTTGCAGCAGGAAATTCTGCTAGACAGGAAGATGTCATCTCCACAGCGAACCTCAGCCGCAAGGTCATAGCTGATATGCTGATCACATGCaag CAAGCGGCATATCATGAGGAAGTAAGTAAGGAGGTCAGAAACAGAGCTCTGTTATACGGCACTGAATGTACCAATGGATATATAGAGCTCTTAGAACAGGTCCTACAG GTCTTACAAAAGCCAACAGGAGATCAGAAACCAAAATTGGTGATGTTCTCTAAAAAGGTTGCTGCAGCTGTCACTGAACTGATTCAAGCAGCAGAGGCCATGAAAG gcactGAATGGGTTGACCCTGAGGATCCTACTGTGATCGCTGAAACAGAGTTATTGGGAGCTGCAGCCTCAATTGAAGCAGCTGCCAAGAAACTAGAGCAGCTCAAACCAAGAGCCAAACCAAGG CAAGCTGATGAGAGTTTAGACTTTGAAGAGCAGATACTTGAGGCAGCCAAATCTATTGCTGCAGCAACCAGCGCTCTTGTAAAATCAGCTTCAGCAGCTCAGAGAGAACTCGTAGCCCAGGGCAAG GTGGGAGCCATACCTGCCAATGCTGTGGATGATGGACAGTGGTCCCAAGGGCTTATATCTGCT GCTCGCATGGTTGCTGCAGCCACCAGTAGCCTCTGTGAGGCAGCGAACGCGTCAGTCCAAGGTCATGCCAGTGAAGAAAAGCTCATCTCTTCTGCCAAACAAGTGGCTGCTTCCACTGCACAGCTGCTGGTGGCGTGCAAGGTTAAAGCTGAGCAGGATTCAGAGGCTATGAGGAGGCTACAG GCTGCAGGCAATGCTGTGAAACGGGCCTCTGACAGTCTGGTTCGAGCGGCCCAGAAAGCTGCTTTCAACAAGGCGGATGATGATAACGTGGTGGTCAAGACCAGGTTTGTTGGAGGAATCGCTCAG ATTATTGCTGCTCAGGAAGAGATGTTGAGGAAAGAGAGGGAACTGGAAGAGGCCCGTAAGAAGCTGGCACAGATCAGACAACAGCAGTACAAGTTCCTGCCAAGCGAACTCCGAGAGGATGAGGACTAA